One genomic region from Candidatus Xiphinematobacter sp. encodes:
- a CDS encoding metal ABC transporter permease, giving the protein MLKLLLEYFSYDFVCNAFIAGSLVGILGAVVGYFVVIRNVSFAAHALAHIGFSGATGAALFGINPLNGMLIISLLAGIGMGISGSRIQQSGQAVGMVLSVCLGVGTLFLAFYKGFAGQAAAILFGNIFGVSRQQLIQIVTLAGVALFVLGFLSRKLLFASVRPDLAEARGISLLSLSVSFMGVLAISVTLASQIVGILLVFALMVGPAGIASRIFHGFWTANLAGICFALSAVWCGILMACLTNWPPSFWITAILFIFYLVSEALCRFVLQR; this is encoded by the coding sequence ATGCTTAAACTCTTGCTAGAGTATTTTTCGTACGATTTTGTGTGTAATGCGTTTATAGCTGGCTCCCTGGTTGGTATACTAGGGGCGGTAGTGGGGTATTTCGTCGTGATTCGCAATGTCAGTTTTGCAGCACACGCTTTGGCACACATTGGATTTAGTGGAGCGACGGGTGCAGCCCTTTTTGGGATTAATCCCCTCAATGGTATGCTGATAATCTCCTTACTAGCAGGCATTGGGATGGGCATTTCAGGCAGTCGTATTCAGCAAAGTGGACAGGCTGTTGGAATGGTGCTTTCCGTTTGCCTGGGTGTGGGCACCCTCTTTCTAGCCTTCTACAAGGGTTTTGCTGGACAGGCCGCAGCAATCTTATTTGGAAATATTTTTGGTGTCTCTAGACAGCAACTCATCCAGATTGTTACTCTCGCCGGGGTAGCGCTCTTCGTCTTAGGTTTTCTTTCTAGAAAACTACTTTTTGCTAGCGTGCGACCTGATCTCGCTGAGGCGCGCGGCATCTCGCTTTTATCGCTTTCGGTGAGTTTTATGGGAGTCTTGGCAATCTCCGTGACTCTAGCCAGTCAAATTGTGGGCATCCTCCTCGTCTTTGCCCTAATGGTAGGTCCAGCTGGAATCGCTTCTAGGATATTTCACGGATTCTGGACGGCCAATTTGGCGGGAATATGTTTTGCTCTCAGCGCGGTTTGGTGCGGCATCCTGATGGCTTGCTTGACAAATTGGCCCCCCAGTTTTTGGATTACCGCTATCCTCTTTATTTTTTATCTTGTTTCAGAGGCCCTCTGCCGTTTCGTCCTACAGAGATAG